Proteins found in one Enterococcus sp. 9D6_DIV0238 genomic segment:
- a CDS encoding SDR family NAD(P)-dependent oxidoreductase: protein MNKYTLVTGASSGIGKAFAEYYAKEKKNLILIARSEEKLSDLKQQLEKQFKVKVQTFSFDLSEQKSPQEIYRLVQKPDVFVETLINCAGYGLSGAVNELSYENQHNQINLNVLSLFDLTKLFLEPMLKRNTGTIINVASTSGYHPIPNMAVYAASKAFVLSFTEALAIECSKTNVKIFAISPGATDTNFFSSGGGVSYGNLRTPEHVVQVTIDALNKGKISKIDGVNNYFTSTFLPRLLPRKKMVKVVYNIMQKQME, encoded by the coding sequence ATGAATAAATACACGTTGGTTACAGGCGCATCTTCAGGAATAGGAAAGGCTTTTGCGGAGTATTACGCAAAAGAGAAAAAGAATTTGATTTTGATTGCTAGGTCAGAAGAAAAATTATCTGATTTGAAGCAACAATTAGAAAAACAGTTTAAGGTAAAGGTACAAACATTTTCTTTCGATTTATCTGAACAAAAAAGTCCACAAGAAATTTATCGTTTGGTTCAAAAACCGGATGTATTTGTTGAGACACTGATAAACTGCGCAGGATATGGTTTAAGTGGTGCTGTAAACGAGTTGAGTTATGAGAATCAACATAATCAAATAAATTTGAATGTCCTTTCGTTATTTGATCTAACAAAACTCTTTCTAGAGCCTATGTTAAAAAGGAATACGGGAACCATCATCAATGTCGCATCGACTTCCGGGTATCATCCTATACCGAATATGGCAGTATATGCTGCAAGTAAAGCTTTTGTCTTATCGTTCACTGAAGCCTTGGCGATCGAATGCTCTAAAACAAATGTAAAGATTTTCGCCATAAGTCCTGGGGCGACAGACACCAACTTCTTTTCATCTGGCGGCGGCGTGTCATATGGCAATTTACGCACACCGGAGCATGTCGTACAAGTAACGATCGATGCGTTGAACAAAGGGAAGATCTCAAAAATCGATGGGGTCAACAATTATTTTACAAGCACCTTTTTGCCAAGATTACTACCTAGAAAAAAAATGGTAAAAGTAGTGTATAATATAATGCAAAAACAAATGGAGTGA
- a CDS encoding MarR family winged helix-turn-helix transcriptional regulator: MYYIEELRYLIKAVDREGELNYARRLKAINITPSQYEILKILSLKNGLSISEIGELLICGSENPSRLIDRLVLKNLVEKKNSKQDSRIVNICITSEGMAVVKEAAMIEEEFNEDIKSGFNNEVTVEQLIEVLKKQVEGTKTLGKIEKRKNIEA, encoded by the coding sequence TTGTACTATATCGAAGAATTGCGGTATCTTATTAAAGCCGTTGATAGAGAAGGTGAGCTAAACTACGCCCGTAGATTAAAAGCGATAAATATCACGCCCAGTCAATACGAAATACTAAAAATATTATCTTTAAAAAATGGCCTATCTATCTCTGAAATTGGTGAATTACTCATTTGTGGATCAGAGAATCCAAGTAGATTGATCGATCGGTTGGTCTTAAAAAATTTAGTAGAAAAAAAGAATAGTAAACAGGATAGCAGGATAGTCAATATTTGCATCACCTCAGAAGGCATGGCAGTCGTAAAGGAAGCAGCAATGATCGAAGAAGAATTTAATGAAGATATAAAGTCTGGCTTTAATAATGAGGTTACTGTAGAACAATTGATAGAGGTGCTAAAAAAACAGGTGGAAGGAACCAAGACGCTTGGTAAAATTGAAAAAAGAAAAAATATAGAAGCTTAA
- a CDS encoding beta-glucoside-specific PTS transporter subunit IIABC codes for MAYEKLVQEILSGVGGKENINGLTHCITRLRFNLKDEGKAATDKLKEVPRIVTVVQSGGQYQVVIGNHVPEVYKEFIEAAGLSSDMNVVEEKKGLLDSFIDIISGIFTPVLGLLAATGMIKGLNVLFVSLGWITNTSGTYAILQAAGDCFFYFFPIFLGYTAAKKFGLNQFVGMALGAALVYPAIANLTTNAEPLYTLFSGTIFESPVYITFLGIPVILMSYSSSVIPIVIATFFGGKFEKALTKIIPSVLKSFLVPFLTVLVIVPLTFIVIGPMATWMGDLLGKAVLAIYTFSPVIAGLAVGAVWQVLVMFGLHWGIIPIAINNISVLGYDPVMVLGQATPFATAGAVLAVIIKSRNTSVRAMGIPAFISSLFGVSEPSLYGITLPRKKPFIATLISASVGGLIMGIFGTKSYIMGGMGIFSLPNYISPDEGIGSGFYGYALAIVVAFVLSFGLTLTFLYDPKADREAQQKKDNEGRTVEPIKTGLMTELEVPLPLAGEVYPLSDIDDAAFSTGLLGKGLVVRPSDGKVYAPFDGTVETLFPTNHAIGLKSEEGIELLIHIGMDTVNLEGKHFTPHVKQGDNIKKGQLLLAFDGAAIQDAGYSIDTPIVVTNTKEYLDVVEKIAESELIIIK; via the coding sequence ATGGCCTATGAAAAATTAGTACAAGAAATATTGAGCGGTGTTGGAGGGAAAGAAAATATTAATGGGTTGACTCATTGTATTACTCGTTTACGTTTCAATCTCAAAGATGAAGGAAAAGCTGCGACAGATAAATTGAAAGAAGTACCAAGAATCGTAACAGTTGTTCAAAGCGGCGGCCAATATCAAGTGGTCATTGGCAATCATGTGCCGGAAGTGTATAAGGAATTCATCGAAGCTGCTGGTTTGTCATCAGATATGAATGTTGTGGAAGAGAAAAAAGGATTGCTGGATAGCTTTATTGACATTATTTCAGGTATTTTTACTCCAGTTTTAGGCTTGTTGGCTGCGACAGGGATGATCAAAGGGCTGAATGTGCTATTTGTTTCTTTAGGCTGGATCACGAATACATCAGGAACGTATGCCATCTTGCAGGCCGCTGGAGATTGCTTCTTTTATTTCTTCCCTATATTTTTAGGGTATACGGCTGCGAAAAAGTTTGGACTGAATCAATTTGTAGGTATGGCATTGGGTGCAGCGCTTGTATATCCGGCAATTGCTAACTTAACGACCAATGCGGAGCCTTTGTATACATTATTTTCAGGAACGATTTTTGAATCTCCTGTCTACATTACTTTTTTAGGGATTCCAGTTATTTTGATGAGCTATAGCTCAAGCGTAATTCCGATCGTCATCGCAACCTTCTTTGGCGGAAAATTTGAAAAGGCGTTGACAAAAATTATTCCTAGTGTTTTGAAAAGCTTTTTGGTTCCTTTTTTGACTGTTTTAGTTATCGTACCGTTAACGTTTATCGTGATTGGACCAATGGCTACTTGGATGGGGGATCTTTTAGGTAAAGCTGTTTTGGCGATTTATACGTTTAGTCCCGTGATCGCAGGTCTGGCAGTAGGTGCGGTCTGGCAAGTGCTAGTGATGTTTGGCTTGCATTGGGGAATCATTCCGATCGCAATCAATAATATTAGTGTTTTAGGCTATGATCCTGTGATGGTTTTAGGTCAAGCGACACCATTTGCAACAGCGGGTGCTGTTTTAGCGGTGATCATTAAATCTCGGAACACATCGGTTCGTGCAATGGGAATTCCAGCTTTTATTTCTAGCTTGTTTGGTGTTTCTGAGCCATCTCTATACGGCATTACTTTGCCGCGGAAAAAACCGTTTATCGCTACATTGATTTCAGCTTCTGTCGGCGGTCTGATCATGGGGATCTTTGGAACGAAGTCTTACATTATGGGTGGTATGGGGATTTTTAGTTTACCGAATTATATTAGTCCGGATGAGGGGATCGGTAGCGGTTTTTATGGCTATGCGCTTGCGATCGTCGTAGCGTTTGTCCTTTCATTTGGTCTAACATTGACTTTCTTGTATGATCCAAAGGCAGATCGTGAAGCACAACAGAAAAAAGATAACGAAGGCCGCACAGTGGAACCGATCAAAACGGGATTGATGACAGAACTGGAAGTGCCGCTTCCACTTGCTGGAGAGGTTTATCCATTATCAGATATAGATGATGCTGCATTTTCTACAGGCTTATTAGGAAAAGGGCTGGTTGTGCGTCCAAGTGATGGGAAAGTTTATGCGCCTTTTGATGGGACGGTTGAAACACTGTTTCCAACAAATCATGCGATCGGCTTAAAATCTGAGGAAGGCATTGAGCTTTTGATCCATATTGGGATGGACACCGTAAATTTAGAAGGGAAACATTT
- a CDS encoding PRD domain-containing protein, whose amino-acid sequence MIIKKILNPNTILAVDSEQQEYVFFGKGIGYSRKIGQTVDDEDVNRVFIPVDNQQIQEYLRLFDSIPAVYFDITQQIIKRAEELLGTKLNTSIFFTLSDHLNFSIERHKKGLNILNRVYWEIKNYYPTEFSIGEYALKLLKKELGQILPQEEAANIAFHIINAQTVDSSTSKGMEYAKLVGGISDIVKYELKIDFDREDVHYQRFITHLKFFVERYFEGKMITEDDSGLFEQIAQLYPKALTVAFNVKDYVEILNTDKVTKEEIAYLTVHINRLMSNKKIDEV is encoded by the coding sequence ATGATCATCAAAAAAATACTAAATCCCAATACGATCTTAGCGGTGGACAGTGAACAGCAGGAGTATGTTTTTTTTGGCAAAGGCATCGGCTATAGTCGGAAAATCGGGCAAACGGTCGATGATGAGGATGTAAACCGAGTATTCATACCTGTCGATAACCAACAAATCCAAGAATATTTACGCTTATTCGATTCAATTCCAGCTGTTTATTTTGACATTACGCAACAAATCATCAAGAGAGCAGAAGAACTCCTAGGTACAAAATTAAATACAAGTATTTTCTTCACCTTAAGCGACCACTTAAATTTTTCGATCGAAAGACATAAAAAAGGATTGAATATCCTCAATCGTGTATATTGGGAAATAAAAAACTACTATCCGACAGAATTTTCGATAGGGGAATACGCCCTAAAGCTACTAAAAAAAGAACTAGGTCAAATACTACCGCAAGAGGAAGCGGCGAATATCGCTTTTCATATCATCAATGCACAAACTGTAGATTCTTCAACAAGTAAAGGGATGGAGTACGCAAAACTGGTCGGTGGAATATCAGATATTGTCAAGTATGAGTTGAAAATTGATTTTGATCGAGAAGATGTTCATTATCAACGTTTCATTACTCATTTGAAATTTTTTGTTGAACGTTATTTTGAAGGGAAAATGATCACAGAGGATGATTCTGGATTATTTGAGCAGATAGCACAGCTATATCCAAAAGCGTTGACAGTTGCTTTCAATGTCAAAGATTATGTAGAAATATTGAACACAGATAAGGTCACGAAAGAAGAGATAGCTTATTTAACTGTTCATATCAATCGATTGATGAGTAATAAAAAGATAGATGAAGTATAA
- a CDS encoding beta-glucoside-specific PTS transporter subunit IIABC, which yields MDEKNVAKEILENVGGANNVSHLEHCSTRLRFTLVDDSKVDAEAIKKISGVLGITQTAQTQVIIGGAVVEVYREVEKLLSGIQVDTEKGSKKRPKWQDVILDFVISIFQPLIPAIAGGGILKSLLMLLNLIGVLDKTTSTYQILTFVGDAPLYFLPLLVAITTANKLKVNSLVAVSAVGGLLIPGLTALITEGTTLAGLPIQNINYAYQVFPAILCVISYSFLEKFFTKISPKVIRSFFVPMMSLLIVVPLTLLVLGPIGFTFGQGFASVIMTVFARFGWIAVALLAAFLPFMVVTGMHKAMIPYVITSLGETGKELIYNAASLAHNIAEAGACFAVTIRSKDKGLKATAVSAGISALFGITEPALYGVTILHKRVLYGVMFGSLIGGATLGLLSVEAYVAVGPGIASLSMFISETLPNNLMYAVIGLVVSFVASFAAVLVLWKEPATAGAQENETNEIDFNAPVEGQMIPLSDVKDDVFASKMLGDGVAIIPTKGELYAPANGTIKMIYNTKHALGMQTDEGIEILFHIGIDTVNLGGKYFESFVSEGQKVTQGDVLIKFDLLKIKEAGFDPTTIIVITEPKNVKFNLVSEEQVTKEEKIFVIEGKEENAIA from the coding sequence ATGGATGAAAAAAATGTAGCAAAAGAAATTTTGGAAAATGTTGGGGGAGCGAACAATGTTTCACATTTAGAACACTGCTCTACAAGATTGAGATTTACGTTAGTTGATGATAGTAAAGTGGACGCAGAAGCGATCAAAAAAATCTCTGGTGTGTTAGGAATCACGCAAACAGCTCAAACACAAGTCATTATTGGTGGTGCAGTGGTGGAAGTTTATCGCGAGGTCGAAAAACTCCTTTCAGGAATTCAAGTAGATACAGAAAAGGGGTCTAAGAAAAGACCAAAATGGCAAGATGTCATTTTAGACTTCGTTATTAGTATTTTTCAACCCTTGATTCCAGCGATCGCTGGCGGAGGTATTTTAAAATCACTATTGATGCTACTAAATCTAATTGGGGTGTTAGATAAAACAACATCGACTTATCAGATTTTGACATTTGTAGGAGATGCACCCTTATACTTCCTGCCTTTATTGGTAGCGATCACAACAGCGAACAAGCTGAAGGTAAATAGTTTAGTCGCTGTCTCAGCTGTAGGTGGTTTGTTGATCCCTGGATTGACTGCACTGATTACTGAAGGAACGACTTTGGCTGGTTTGCCAATTCAAAACATCAATTATGCGTATCAAGTTTTTCCTGCAATTCTTTGTGTGATCAGTTATTCGTTTTTGGAAAAATTCTTTACCAAGATCAGTCCTAAGGTGATTAGAAGTTTCTTTGTTCCGATGATGTCATTATTGATTGTCGTGCCATTGACATTATTGGTGCTCGGTCCTATTGGATTTACGTTCGGTCAAGGGTTTGCAAGTGTGATCATGACAGTTTTTGCTCGGTTTGGCTGGATCGCAGTAGCTTTGCTGGCAGCTTTCTTACCTTTCATGGTAGTAACAGGGATGCATAAAGCAATGATTCCATATGTTATCACTTCTTTAGGTGAGACAGGAAAAGAACTAATTTATAATGCAGCCTCATTAGCTCATAACATCGCAGAAGCCGGAGCATGTTTTGCGGTAACGATTCGTTCGAAAGATAAAGGTTTGAAAGCAACAGCTGTTTCTGCTGGTATTTCTGCTCTTTTTGGAATCACTGAACCAGCTTTGTATGGTGTGACTATTTTGCATAAAAGAGTATTGTACGGTGTAATGTTTGGTAGTTTGATCGGTGGAGCGACATTAGGCCTTCTAAGTGTGGAAGCATATGTTGCCGTTGGACCTGGGATTGCCAGTTTATCAATGTTTATTTCTGAAACTCTGCCTAACAATCTGATGTACGCAGTGATCGGTTTAGTCGTATCTTTCGTAGCTTCATTTGCTGCAGTTCTTGTTTTATGGAAGGAACCAGCTACAGCTGGAGCACAAGAAAATGAAACAAATGAAATAGACTTTAATGCGCCGGTTGAAGGGCAAATGATCCCTCTATCAGACGTGAAGGATGACGTCTTTGCTAGTAAAATGTTAGGCGATGGTGTTGCGATCATACCTACGAAAGGTGAATTATACGCACCAGCTAATGGAACGATCAAAATGATTTATAACACGAAACATGCACTAGGTATGCAGACAGACGAGGGCATTGAGATATTATTTCATATTGGTATAGATACAGTGAACCTGGGCGGAAAGTATTTTGAAAGCTTTGTTTCAGAAGGTCAGAAGGTTACGCAAGGGGATGTGTTGATCAAATTTGATCTTTTAAAAATCAAAGAGGCTGGATTTGATCCAACAACCATCATCGTGATTACGGAGCCTAAGAATGTCAAGTTCAATCTAGTTTCTGAGGAACAAGTGACTAAAGAAGAAAAAATATTCGTTATTGAAGGGAAAGAAGAAAATGCCATTGCGTAA
- a CDS encoding glycoside hydrolase family 1 protein — MPLRKDFLWGGAIAANQVEGAWNVDQKGMSVADVATFKPTIDVKDYKAHNTVTSDMIQQARKDLEVEWYPKRRGIDFYHRYKEDIQLFAEMGFKALRISIAWTRLFPTGEETEPNVAGIDFYKNVFKELKKYGIEPIVTLSHYEMPLALSEKYNGWVDRKLIDFFVHYAEVCFKAFGEYVTYWLTFNEIDSVGRHPFTTAGIVEDKCIGYSLEEAVYQALHHQYVAAAIATKLCHELISGSQMGCMLTKLTTYPNTCKPEDVLLSLESNLNNYAHADIQIFGEYPTLYKKHLENKGIIITKAAEDDKLLREHTADYLAFSYYMSRTESSDPSLEQTSGNTIMGVKNPYLPSTEWGWQIDPVGLKISLLELQDRYNVPLIIVENGMGAKDEVTSDGKIHDSYRISYLRQHIKEILEAVEAGVDLFGYTSWAPIDLISVSTSQMSKRYGYIYVDQDDLGEGTLERIKKDSFFWYKKVIESNGSILD, encoded by the coding sequence ATGCCATTGCGTAAAGATTTTTTATGGGGCGGTGCGATTGCCGCAAATCAAGTGGAAGGTGCTTGGAATGTAGATCAAAAGGGGATGTCTGTAGCAGATGTAGCAACGTTTAAACCTACTATTGACGTAAAAGACTATAAAGCACATAATACTGTAACGAGTGATATGATCCAACAAGCGCGAAAGGATTTAGAGGTTGAATGGTATCCTAAACGTAGAGGTATCGATTTTTATCATCGGTATAAAGAAGATATTCAGCTTTTTGCAGAGATGGGCTTCAAAGCATTGAGAATCTCTATTGCTTGGACTCGTTTATTCCCTACGGGGGAGGAAACAGAGCCTAATGTTGCTGGTATTGATTTTTATAAGAATGTTTTCAAGGAATTGAAGAAGTATGGAATTGAACCGATCGTTACATTATCTCATTACGAAATGCCATTAGCTTTATCGGAAAAGTACAACGGTTGGGTAGATCGTAAGTTGATCGATTTTTTTGTTCATTATGCGGAAGTTTGTTTTAAAGCGTTTGGTGAATATGTGACTTACTGGTTGACCTTTAACGAGATCGATAGTGTGGGACGACATCCATTTACAACGGCTGGGATCGTTGAAGACAAGTGTATCGGATATTCTTTAGAAGAGGCAGTCTATCAAGCGCTTCATCACCAATATGTTGCAGCAGCTATTGCCACTAAATTATGTCACGAGTTGATTTCTGGAAGCCAAATGGGATGTATGCTGACGAAATTGACGACGTATCCTAATACGTGTAAACCAGAAGATGTCTTGCTTTCTTTAGAGAGTAACTTAAACAATTATGCTCATGCAGATATTCAAATTTTTGGTGAATATCCAACATTGTACAAGAAACATTTGGAGAACAAAGGAATCATCATTACAAAAGCGGCGGAGGATGATAAACTATTAAGAGAACACACCGCAGATTATTTAGCTTTTAGCTACTATATGTCACGAACTGAATCATCTGATCCATCTTTGGAGCAAACATCAGGGAACACGATCATGGGAGTAAAAAATCCATATCTTCCTTCGACGGAATGGGGATGGCAGATCGATCCAGTCGGGCTAAAAATATCGCTTCTTGAGTTGCAGGATCGTTATAATGTACCGTTGATCATTGTTGAAAATGGAATGGGAGCTAAAGATGAAGTTACTTCTGATGGGAAAATACACGATAGCTACCGTATCAGCTACTTAAGACAACATATCAAAGAGATTCTTGAAGCAGTGGAAGCTGGGGTGGATCTGTTTGGCTATACTAGCTGGGCACCAATCGATTTGATTAGTGTTTCAACCTCTCAAATGAGTAAGCGTTATGGGTATATCTATGTTGATCAGGATGACTTAGGAGAAGGAACGTTGGAAAGGATAAAGAAAGATTCGTTTTTCTGGTATAAAAAAGTAATTGAAAGCAATGGCAGTATCTTAGATTAG
- a CDS encoding PRD domain-containing protein, producing MKIKKILNNNAVLVGKDGKDFIWIGTGLGFKMKPGLEADEGKIEKIFVLKEKTSYQRFEALISSIPIEYFSLTDDIIQIAKEKLHYKLSEMLYISLTDHLFNLIKLHQQGLSLHNRLSWEIKKFYPKEFEVGRQALQLIAEKMKVTLEDEEAGNIAMHLINAQINEDGLQTIDAQTAAKKIRDIVTIIRLSNKLIINEDSLAYDRFVTHLRFFFQRLSRREVVSKPNPLLTNVKEQYDQAFQTMRLIEEYLDSPLSDDEQLYLTLHIQKLIEND from the coding sequence TTGAAGATCAAAAAGATCCTGAATAATAATGCTGTGCTGGTCGGAAAAGACGGTAAGGATTTTATCTGGATCGGGACAGGATTAGGGTTTAAAATGAAACCAGGGTTGGAAGCAGATGAAGGTAAGATCGAGAAAATTTTTGTGTTAAAAGAAAAGACCTCCTATCAGCGTTTTGAAGCATTGATTTCTTCGATTCCGATTGAATATTTTTCTTTAACAGATGATATTATCCAAATAGCAAAAGAAAAACTGCATTATAAGCTGAGCGAAATGCTCTATATTTCTTTGACCGATCATTTATTCAACTTAATAAAGTTGCATCAGCAAGGATTGTCTCTACATAATCGTTTATCCTGGGAGATCAAAAAGTTTTATCCTAAAGAGTTCGAAGTGGGAAGACAGGCTTTACAGCTGATTGCAGAAAAAATGAAGGTCACTTTAGAGGATGAGGAAGCAGGGAATATTGCGATGCATTTGATCAATGCTCAGATCAATGAGGATGGGTTACAAACGATTGATGCACAAACGGCGGCAAAGAAAATTCGCGATATCGTTACGATCATACGTTTATCCAATAAATTGATCATCAATGAAGATTCTCTGGCGTATGACCGTTTTGTGACGCATTTACGTTTTTTCTTTCAACGATTGAGTCGTAGAGAAGTCGTCTCAAAGCCGAATCCGCTGCTGACAAATGTAAAAGAGCAATATGACCAAGCATTTCAGACGATGAGATTGATCGAGGAGTACCTTGACTCGCCACTTAGTGACGATGAGCAGCTATATTTGACTTTGCATATTCAAAAATTAATAGAGAACGATTAG
- a CDS encoding deaminase domain-containing protein encodes MVALGLTSGAKNVSDAWRGKDLFTGKELSTGDRILRGLSGIADLALAGYGTYKGLKPLKGTNKVVVSEKTSGANVGKNLQNQSKNLRNNLDDFIKNYKNSDEYLNLSNSQRKIVNRKLDRLGKGNVATAEVDIPGLKKDFKAHSQVHSNDSLGYMDDFSIAPSEKDRVLKNYVEDGYPRYNDTEAKILEDIASKIKDPNIKGEINLFSELDCCQSCTNLILEFRKKYPNVNINVMTNNTLK; translated from the coding sequence ATGGTGGCTTTGGGTTTGACCTCAGGGGCGAAAAATGTCAGTGATGCTTGGCGTGGAAAAGATTTGTTTACCGGGAAAGAATTGTCTACAGGCGATCGAATCTTACGTGGCTTGTCTGGGATAGCAGATTTAGCATTGGCAGGATATGGAACGTATAAAGGGCTTAAACCTTTGAAAGGGACGAATAAGGTTGTTGTTTCGGAGAAAACTAGCGGGGCTAATGTTGGTAAGAACTTACAAAATCAATCAAAAAATCTGAGAAATAATCTAGATGATTTTATAAAAAACTATAAAAATTCTGATGAGTACCTAAACTTGTCTAATTCACAAAGAAAAATAGTTAATCGTAAATTAGATAGATTAGGAAAAGGAAATGTTGCAACAGCTGAAGTTGATATTCCTGGATTAAAAAAAGATTTTAAAGCTCATAGCCAAGTACATTCTAATGATTCATTAGGATACATGGACGATTTTTCAATTGCACCAAGCGAAAAAGATAGAGTTTTAAAAAATTATGTTGAAGATGGTTATCCAAGATATAATGATACAGAAGCTAAAATATTAGAAGATATAGCGTCTAAGATAAAAGACCCTAATATAAAAGGAGAAATTAATCTGTTTTCAGAATTAGATTGTTGTCAAAGTTGTACAAATTTGATACTAGAGTTTAGAAAAAAATATCCTAATGTTAATATAAATGTAATGACAAATAATACTTTGAAATAA